One window from the genome of Sesamum indicum cultivar Zhongzhi No. 13 linkage group LG15, S_indicum_v1.0, whole genome shotgun sequence encodes:
- the LOC105178013 gene encoding germin-like protein subfamily 1 member 13: MEISAFHFVLSMAILVVGSSPADAYDPDPLQDFCVAVNDSKAAVFVNGKICKDPKTVTSDDFFISGLNKPGNTSNPFGSRVTHAFVDDLPGLNTLGISIVRIDFAPNGVNPPHEHPRASEILVVLKGKLYAGFITTNPPNPNHKNKLFAKILKPGDAFVFPKGLIHFQYNVGKTSAVAIASLNSQNPGIMTIPKAVFGSEPPVRADVLVKSFQVREKLVEYLQSLPWTGNN; this comes from the exons ATGGAAATATCAGCATTTCACTTTGTGTTGTCTATGGCCATTCTAGTTGTTGGTTCTTCACCTGCGGATGCCTATGATCCCGACCCGTTGCAGGATTTCTGCGTTGCCGTCAATGACTCCAAGGCTGCTG TATTTGTGAACGGAAAGATTTGCAAGGATCCAAAAACCGTCACGTCAGATGACTTCTTCATTTCGGGTTTGAATAAGCCTGGAAATACATCAAATCCGTTTGGATCAAGAGTGACTCATGCTTTCGTTGATGATTTACCAGGGCTCAACACCCTTGGCATTTCCATAGTCCGCATCGACTTTGCACCAAACGGTGTCAATCCGCCCCACGAGCATCCTCGTGCGTCTGAAATACTTGTGGTGTTAAAAGGCAAGCTCTATGCTGGCTTCATAACGACGAACCCTCCAAACCCGAACCACAAGAACAAGCTCTTCGCCAAGATCTTGAAGCCTGGAGATGCGTTCGTGTTCCCAAAGGGTCTGATTCATTTCCAATATAACGTCGGGAAAACAAGTGCAGTTGCAATAGCTAGTCTAAACAGCCAGAATCCTGGAATCATGACCATCCCAAAGGCCGTTTTCGGATCAGAGCCGCCTGTTAGAGCTGACGTTCTCGTGAAATCGTTCCAAGTCCGCGAGAAGTTGGTGGAGTATCTCCAGTCACTGCCCTGGACGGGGAACAACTAG
- the LOC105178014 gene encoding germin-like protein subfamily 1 member 13, which produces MKMAFGFLAAILVASLSPFAHASDPSPLQDFCVAVNDSVAAVFVNGKICKNPNMVVAEDFFFPGLNKPGNTSNQVGSMVTPVNVNQLPGLNTLGISLARIDFAPYGINPPHTHPRASEILLVVEGTLYVGFVTSNPANPTMKNKLFTKYLYPGDVFVFPQGLIHFQFNVGKTNALAFAGLSSQNPGVITIANAVFGSNPPINPDVLAKAFQVEKNVIDYLQAQFWWNIN; this is translated from the exons ATGAAGATGGCTTTCGGCTTCTTGGCAGCCATTCTCGTTGCTTCCCTGTCGCCATTCGCACACGCGTCGGATCCCAGTCCTCTGCAAGATTTCTGTGTTGCTGTTAATGATTCCGTGGCGGCTG TTTTTGTGAATGGAAAGATATGCAAGAACCCTAACATGGTTGTTGCCGAGGATTTCTTTTTCCCGGGCCTAAACAAACCGGGGAATACATCGAATCAAGTTGGATCGATGGTCACACCGGTGAACGTCAACCAACTACCAGGGCTCAACACTCTTGGCATTTCTCTAGCCCGTATAGACTTTGCACCATACGGTATTAACCCACCCCACACGCACCCGCGTGCCAGTGAGATACTTCTTGTAGTCGAAGGCACTCTCTACGTTGGATTCGTGACTTCCAATCCCGCGAACCCCACCATGAAAAACAAGCTCTTTACCAAGTACTTATATCCAGGAGACGTTTTCGTCTTCCCACAGGGCCTAATTCATTTCCAATTTAACGTGGGAAAAACGAACGCTCTCGCGTTTGCTGGTCTAAGCAGCCAGAATCCAGGAGTTATAACCATTGCAAACGCAGTGTTCGGTTCAAACCCGCCAATTAATCCAGATGTTTTGGCTAAGGCATTCCAGGTTGAGAAGAATGTGATTGACTACCTTCAAGCACAATTTTGGTGGaacatcaattaa